A genomic region of Chaetodon auriga isolate fChaAug3 chromosome 11, fChaAug3.hap1, whole genome shotgun sequence contains the following coding sequences:
- the klf5a gene encoding Krueppel-like factor 5, whose protein sequence is MAATLAMSGGGGQEDPFYPLQKATLPAGFPLEDSALFGLDCKITDKTGQNDYTQEKCEMDRYLSPQSLPLPPAADSQQKSQRDGASVVDHFFTDDHAGAPYTLNMNLYLPDAAYVRMGLCQQVRPPQHQNHTGLTQIKTESASPCFSPSLQLHCPNATPAGSCGTSGHGPGSVAMETSAINMTLTGLPDFTSVFNQSGSSRGVESVQEVFVKQEMSSQFEQHALHHHDNGGSLFQLLNSGLDHHHGNGMEAQHHHHHHHQQQQQQQQQQQQQQIQHTPTSTIHAPFHDLPVASSASQQEETAKPAYCGLGGGAYTHPHAQAHPHFLQQQVPYLPPSPPNSEPGSPDRQKEVLHTMSPPPSYAATIASKLAGGTPGLGPGPGPGGLALPLTTGPTPVPGQAAGLPQAPAATPAPTPAQTTVPARYNRRNNPDLEKRRIHHCDYPGCKKVYTKSSHLKAHLRTHTGEKPYRCTWDCCDWRFARSDELTRHYRKHTGAKPFQCAVCSRSFSRSDHLALHMKRHQN, encoded by the exons ATGGCCGCGACACTCGCGATGAGCGGCGGCGGCGGGCAGGAGGATCCCTTCTATCCGCTGCAGAAGGCGACCCTGCCCGCTGGATTCCCTCTGGAGGACTCGGCGTTGTTCGGCTTGGATTGCAAGATCACAGACAAGACTGGACAAAACGACTACACTCAG GAAAAGTGTGAGATGGACAGGTATCTGTCCCCTCAGTCTCTCCCCCTTCCACCTGCTGCAGACAGCCAGCAGAAGTCGCAGAGAGACGGCGCGTCTGTGGTGGATCACTTCTTCACCGACGATCATGCTGGGGCTCCTTACACCCTCAACATGAATCTGTACCTCCCCGACGCCGCCTACGTGAGGATGGGCTTGTGTCAGCAGGTGCGGCCCCCTCAGCACCAGAACCACACGGGTCTTACCCAAATCAAAACAGAATCTGCCTCCCCGTGTTTCTCTCCCAGCCTACAGCTGCACTGCCCCAACGCTACGCCCGCCGGTAGCTGCGGCACGTCCGGGCATGGCCCTGGCAGCGTCGCCATGGAAACCTCAGCCATAAACATGACGCTGACGGGGTTACCGGACTTCACCAGTGTTTTCAACCAGTCGGGAAGCAGCCGCGGCGTCGAGTCAGTGCAGGAAGTGTTCGTCAAACAGGAAATGTCATCACAGTTCGAGCAGCACGCTCTCCACCACCATGACAACGGCGGCTCGCTCTTTCAGCTACTAAACTCCGGCTTGGACCATCACCATGGCAATGGTATGGAGgctcagcatcatcatcatcatcatcatcagcagcagcagcagcagcagcagcagcagcagcagcagcagatacaaCACACTCCCACTTCCACGATCCACGCACCTTTCCATGATTTGCCGGTAGCTTCTTCTGCATCTCAACAAGAGGAGACCGCCAAGCCCGCCTACTGCGGCCTGGGCGGCGGGGCGTACACGCATCCTCATGCTCAGGCGCACCCCcatttcctccagcagcaggtgccCTACCTGCCACCCTCGCCGCCAAACTCGGAGCCCGGCAGCCCTGACAGGCAGAAGGAGGTGCTCCACACTATGTCCCCTCCTCCGTCATACGCAGCCACCATCGCCTCCAAGTTGGCAGGTGGCACCCCTGGACTCGGCCCCGGCCCGGGACCGGGCGGCCTGGCCCTGCCCCTCACTACGGGTCCGACACCGGTCCCAGGCCAAGCCGCAGGCCTTCCCCAAGCCCCTGCAGCGACTCCAGCCCCAACTCCAGCTCAGACCACCGTGCCTGCCCGCTACAACCGGAGGAACAACCCGGATTTGGAGAAACGGCGGATCCACCACTGTGATTACCCAG GCTGCAAGAAGGTCTACACCAAGTCGTCTCATCTGAAAGCCCACCTCAGGACTCACACGG GTGAGAAGCCCTACAGGTGCACGTGGGACTGCTGCGACTGGCGTTTCGCTCGTTCGGATGAGCTGACGCGCCATTACCGGAAGCACACGGGCGCCAAACCCTTCCAGTGCGCCGTCTGCTCGCGCTCCTTCTCCCGATCCGACCACCTCGCCCTGCACATGAAGAGACACCAGAACTAG